A region from the Benincasa hispida cultivar B227 chromosome 10, ASM972705v1, whole genome shotgun sequence genome encodes:
- the LOC120088352 gene encoding auxin-responsive protein SAUR21-like, which translates to MGIRFPSVLLGAAKQILKMQSVSAKCQSNVPKGHIPVYVGETERKRFFVPISYLSHPSFIDLLNRAEEEFGFSHPTGRLTIPCKEEAFIDVTSGLHAS; encoded by the coding sequence ATGGGAATTCGTTTTCCTTCGGTCCTCCTTGGTGCCGCCAAGCAAATTCTCAAGATGCAGTCTGTTTCTGCAAAATGTCAGTCCAATGTTCCTAAAGGTCACATTCCAGTGTACGTAGGAGAAACTGAAAGAAAACGGTTTTTCGTTCCGATATCTTACTTGAGTCATCCTTCATTTATAGATTTGCTTAATAGGGCTGAAGAAGAGTTTGGATTCAGCCACCCAACTGGACGTTTGACAATTCCCTGCAAAGAAGAAGCCTTCATTGATGTTACTTCTGGACTGCATGCTTCATGA
- the LOC120088351 gene encoding 40S ribosomal protein S12-like, whose protein sequence is MSADEGAVVVEAPAPALGEPMDIETALQLVLRKSLAHGGLVRGLHESAKAIEKHAAQLCVLGEDCNQPDYVKLVKALCAEHNVNLMTVPSAKTLGEWAGLCKIDSEGKARKVVGCSCVVVKDFGEDHEALHIVQKHVSSN, encoded by the exons atgtCAGC TGATGAAGGTGCAGTTGTTGTTGAGGCTCCGGCCCCAGCTCTTGGTGAGCCAATGGACATTGAGACTGCTTTGCAACTTGTTCTTAGAAAATCTTTAGCTCATGGTGGGCTTGTTCGTGGTCTGCATGAAAGTGCTAAAGCAATTGAGAAGCATGCTGCTCAGCTCTGCGTCTTGGGAGAGGACTGCAACCAGCCAGATTACGTTAAACTCGTCAAGGCACTTTGTGCAGAGCACAATGTAAACTTGATGACAGTTCCAAGTGCAAAGACTCTTGGCGAGTGGGCTGGT CTATGCAAGATTGATTCCGAAGGAAAGGCTAGGAAGGTCGTTGGATGCTCTTGTGTTGTAGTTAAG GACTTTGGGGAAGATCACGAAGCACTTCACATTGTCCAGAAGCACGTGAGTTCAAATTGA